The DNA window TCCGAGCGCATCGTGGTGGCGATCGACCAATAGGCGGCGTTGTCGGAGGCCTGCGAGACCCGGTAGCCCGTCGAGATGCGCGCCTGCGTCTGCTCGAGTGACTTGTTGGTGGCGCTGAGGCTTTGAAGTGCGGTTAACGCCGAAGCGTTGGTCATGATGCTCGCCAAGAAAGTCGCTCCTTCTCAAAAGCCGACATGCTCAGACATGCCGGATAGGCCTGTTCAACGGGTGGCATCGTGCCAGTCGGACCGATTCGCCAACCTGTCGTAAGCTATTGGTTAACCATAACTAGCGCGGCATGGTTAACAGCCTGTTAAAAGTTGGCTTTTGAGAGTTAAGAAACGAGGGTTGCGCGAGGCTGGAGCAAACGCAAATCGGGCCGCGCTTTTGGCGCGGCCCGATTTTTTAGTGCGAACTGTGTGGTTGAGCGGAGGCGATTAGCCGCGGAAGAGCGACAGGATCGACTGCGACGAACCGTTGGCGATCGACAGCGCCTGGACGCCGAGCTGCTGCTGGACCTGCAGGGCCTGGAGACGGGTCGATTCCTTGTTCATGTCGGCATCGACGAGCTGGCCGACACCGCGATCGATGGAGTCCATCAAGTCCGAGGTGAAGGTCTTCTGCAGGTCGATGGAGCTCTTGGCGGCGCCGAGCGTGGTGGCCGAGTTGGTCATGTCGGCGAGCGCGGAGTCGATGACGGTCAGCATCTGCTTGATCTGCGTATCGCTGGCAGCCGTGCCGCCCGAGAAGATGGTCAGCGAGGCGGCCGAGTAGGTGTCGGTGGCCGTTGCGGCGGCGCCCAGGGTCACGGCAACGGCCGTGAGGGTGGCCACACCAGTGGAGCCGGTGCGCTGCGAGTCCAGGATGCCCTTGTTGAGTGTCGCGGTGGTACCAGCTTCATAGAGCTTGATATTTTCCACCTTGACGTCGATGGTCGAGATCGAAGATGCGCCGGCCGCGTCACGGTTGAACGCCGAAAGGATCTTCACATCGGCAGCCGTCGTGGCTGTTGCACCGCTGTCCACGGACAGCATGTTGGTACCGGAGAAGGTGGCGCCGTCAGCGTAGGACTTCATCTGCGCCTGAAGAGCGGTGATTTCGGTCTGGGTCTTTTCCTTCGAGGCATCCGTCTGGCCGTAGGAAGCCAGCAGCTTGGCCTTGATCTGGTTGATGGTCGAGATCGCGCTGTTCATGCCGGTGTAGGCGGTGTCGACCTTCGAGGCGCCGAGGCCGAGTGCGTCCGAAACCGTGGACATTGCCGAGTTGTCGGAGCGCATCGTGGTGGCGATCGACCAGTAAGCGGCGTTGTCCGAGGCCTGCGAGACGCGGTAACCGGTCGAGATGCGGGCCTGGGTGTCGGTGAGGGATTTGCTGGTGGCGTTAAGGCTCTGCAGAGCCGTCAACGCGGCGGAGTTCGTCATGATGCTGGACATGGTACTCGTACCTTGATTTTACAGGTGTTTTTTACATACCGGGTCTCCCGGTATGACGGTGCGGCATCATGCCAATGATCTCTGAAATCGATCACCCGCCATCTGCGAGCGAATATGCGGGCAAGTCCCTACCAAAGGGCTAAACCGGACGGTTAATCGAAAATATATTGCGTGATTTTTGCGCCGCAGCAGCGCGCCAGGGCGACGCTGCAGGATTCAGGTGCCGGGCGGTCAGTTGAAGGAGCGCACCAGGCTGCCGACAAGCAGATTCCAGCCGTCGATCAGGACGAAGAACAGGATCTTGAACGGCAGCGACACCACCGTCGGCGGCAGCATCATCATGCCCATCGCCATGGTGATCGTGGCGACGATCAGGTCGATGACCAGGAATGGCAGCACGATCAGGAAGCCGATCTCGAAGCCGCGCCGGATCTCCGAGATCATGAAGGCGGGCACCAGGATACGCAGGTCGACGGTGTCGCGCGCTACGGTCTGGCCGCGCTCGCGGGCGAGATCGGCGAACAGGTCGAAGTCCTTGTCGCGCACATTGCGCAGCATGAAGGTGCGGAACGGATCCGAAATCTTGTCGAAGGCTTCGGTCTGGGTGATCTGGTTGTCCATCAGCGGCTTGACGCCGGTGTTCCAGGCCTGGTCGAAGGTTGGCGCCATGACGTAGAAGGTCATGAACAGCGACAGCGAAATGAGAATGAGGTTTGCCGGTGTCGACTGCAGGCCAATGCCGGCGCGCAGGATCGAGAAGGCGATGACGAAACGGGTGAAGCTCGTCACCATGATCAGCAGGCCCGGCGCCACCGACAGCACGGTCAGCAGGCCGAACATCTGGATGATGTAGCCGACGGTGGTGCCATCGGCCTTGCCGATGCCGCCGAGATCGAGCTGCTGGGCCGCCGCGACCGAGGTGGCGGCGGCGATCATCGCCGTGGCGAGAAGGAATTTTCTCATTCGAGCAGCAATGTCCTGATGAGGATCTGTTTGGCGTGACCCTGGCTGCGGATCGAGGCGCGTTCCTCGAGATCTGCCTTCAGGTGCTGGTAGCCGCTGGCGCCCTCGATCTGATGCATCTTCAAGGTACGCACCAGGGCCAGAAGGTCCTGGTGGATGTCATCTGACATTGCCTGTGGCTGCGGCCCGTCATAGACGACGGACACCTCCATCCTGATCCAGGTATCGGCAGGCGAGGCGATGTTGGTGGTGATCGGCGCCAGCACGACGAGCATCGGTCCCACGCCCGGCTGTTCGGCCGAGGCGGACTGCTCGGCCTTGCCTTCGTTCTCGGGCGCCACTGGTACCGACGCAGGGGCATCGACGCCCTTGAGATAGCCGCCGGACATCCAGCCCATGCCGATGGCGGCCGCCGTCACAACCAGCAGCATGCCGGCCTGGATGGCAAGGGAGGGACCCTTGCGCGGCTGAACCTGTTCGACATTTGCCACGGTGCGGTGTCCCCGATCCTAGAACGGAAGAACCTGGTCGAGAATCTGCTGACCGTAGGCAGGTTGCTGGACCTCGGTGATGCGGCCGCGTCCGCCGTAGGAGATGCGCGCTTCGGCGATGCGTTCGTAGGGGATGGTGTTCTCGGCGCCGATGTCGGCCGGCCGCACGATGCCGGCGATGGTCAGCACCCTGAGTTCGGCGTTGACGCGCACTTCCTGCGACCCCTTGATCATCAGATTGCCATTTGGCAGGACGTCGATGACGATGGCGGCGACGTTGAGCTCCAGGGTTTCCGATCGCTTGATCTCGCCGTCGGCCGTCGTGTCCGTGGCGGAGTTGAGAGCGCCAGCACCCTTGCCGGCGGTGCTGCCAACCTTGTCCCACTGCGCGCTGATGTCGAAACCGAGCTTGCGGTTGGCGGTGCGGCTCCTGTCGTTCTGGTTCTTGAAGTTGGCCCGGTCATTGATCTTGATCTTGACGGTCAGGATGTCGCCCTGGGACAGCGCCCGCGGGTCGGTGAACAGCCGGCTCTGGCGATCATCCCAGAGCGAGAATTTCCTGGGCGGTGCCGGCGGTGTTTCCGGATAGCGATAGAGGGACGAGGTGCTGCCGTCGTCGATGCCGGAGCCGACTGGCGACAAGGCTGGATCCCTACCGACCTCCTTGAGGTTGGTTCCGCAACCGGACAGCACGGCGACCGCGCACAGGACGAGCATCTTGCGGATCATGACGGATCTACCCTTCGGGCTGCGCTGGCCATGATGCCGGTGAGCGTCGCCGCCGCCTTCTGGTCCATTTCGTTGAGGATGACGCTCGCCTTGCGTGAATCGAGCTTCATCAATATGGCCGCCGCCAGATCGGCGTTGACGATGGCCAGCCGCTCGGCGGCGGCGTCGGGTTTCATGCCGGCGTAGATCTGGACAACGCCGTCTTCGGCCCGGGCCAGGAAAACCTCGCGCCGCTTCAGCCAGGTCTCGTACTCGGCCTTTTTTGCATCCAGAGCCTTCATGCGCTCGTCGATGCCGGCCTGGAGCTGCTTCAGTTCCTCCGCCTGCAAAGCATAACGGCGGTCGCGGGCGGCGTCAGCGATATTGGAGCAGAAGCGCTCGATCTCGCTTTGGTCGGGCGCCTTTTCCCGCGTCAATTGCTGCGGCGCCGCTGCGGCCGGTGCTCCCGGCAAGACCTGGCGGACCGCCTCCTCTCCGCGCGCGATGCCGCCGGCAAGTGACATGGCGGCAACGGCAGCGGCCGCGAGCAGGATTGCGGCGGGGCGGCGTCTTTCGTGGCGTGAGACGGAGCGGATCATCGGCATCGCCTATTGCAGAACCAGGTCGGCCTGCAGGGCGCCGGCCGACTTGATGCCCTGCAGAATGGCAATGATGCCGTCCGGCTTGACGCCGAGACGGTTGAGGCCGGAAACGAGGGTCTGGAGATCGGGTCCGTCAAGCACCGCTACGCGGGCGTCGGGCCGGCTGGCTTCGATGGCGGTGAACGGTTCGACGGCGGTCTCGCCCTTGGAGAAGGGCTCCGGCTGCACAACGCGCGGTGCTTCGGTGATGCGCACGGTGAGCGTGCCGTGGCTGATGGCGACCCGCGAGATCTTGACGTCGTTGCCGATGACGATGGTGCCAGTGCGCTCGTCGATGACGACACGGGCCGGTGTGTCGGATTCGACCACCAGATTCTCGATCTCGGCATAGAAGCGAGCGGCCGAAACCGCCTTCGGCCTTCTGATCTGAACGGTGCGGGAATCGCGTTCCGCCGCCACCCGCATGCCGAAGCGCTGGCTTGTGTAGTCGTTGATGGCGTCCGCAATGCGGATTGCGGTCGAGAAATCGGGATTGCGCAGTTGCAGCGTCAGCGTCGCTTGATCGTCGAACTCGGCCTGGACGGCACGCTCGACGATGGCGCCGTTCGGCACGCGGCCGGAGGTCGGCACGCCTTGCGTCAGCTGCTCGGCCTGGCCCTGTGCGGTGAAGCCGGACACGATGACCGAGCCCTGGCCGACGGCGTAGATCTCGCCGTCCGCCGCCTTCAGCGGCGTCATGATCAGCGTGCCGCCGGCGAGCGAGGTCGCGTCGCCCATCGAAGAGACATCGATGTCGATGCGGGCACCCGACTGCACGTAAGGCGGCATGTTGGCGGTGACGATGACGGCGGCGACATTCTTGGCGCGCGCGCGGCCACCCTCGGTGGCGATGCCGAGATTTTCGAGCATGGCGCGGATCGATTGTTCGGTGAACGGCGCGTTGCGCAGGCTGTCGCCCGATCCGGCAAGCCCGATGACCAGGCCGTAGCCGACCAACTGGTTGTCGCGCGAACTCTGCAGCTGGGCGATGTCCTTGATGCGCGAGGCGACTTGGCCCGGCGGCAACGAACTCGGCCCGGTGGAAACCCGGAACATGCGGCTGGTGGTGGCCGGATCATATTCGGGGTCGTTGTAGACGCCGCCATTCTTGGCGGCGAGCTCGCGCTTGGCCTTCGGCGTCAGGCCGTCGGCCATTGCCGGCTGCAGGCCAAGCACGGCAGCCAACATCAGGGAAACGCCGCGTATCATGAGTCGCTGACCTGGATGGTTCCATCCGCCATCACCGTGCCGGACAGGATCTTGCCGCTGTCGATGTTGCGAACCTTGACGAGGTCGCCCGCGGCTCCTGGCTGCAGCGTCACGGCGGTGGCGGAGATCGTCAGTCCGCCGGCGATGAAGAAGACCTGCACGGAGGCGCCCTGTTCTACCAGCCAAGCCTCGCGGATGGCGGTGGAGGGGATGTAGCGGCCGGGCAGCAGCGTGCGCTTGGCGACCTTGCCGTCGAGTTCCTCGGCTCGTGTGACGACGCCGTCCGGCTTGTGCTTGCCGGCGATGAGGGTCACCTGTTTAAGGGCCGTGAGTTCGATGGTCTGGCCGGGATAGATGACCCGGTTGGGAATCAGCACGACGTCGCCAACAGGTTGATTGCTGGCGATCTGCGTGGCTGACTGATCGGCCGATTGGTCTGTCGATTGACTTGTCGATTCCTGGGCAAAAGCCGGCATGCCGCCGGCCACCAGCGCTAGGACGAGCGCGGTGCGGCGGAATGCGGACAGGAGGCCGGGCGTCGACATCATGCGTTACCTGATGTTCTTGGAGACGACGGAGGCCATGTCGTCGGCGGCCTGGATGACCTTGGAGTTCATCTCATAGGCGCGCTGCGCCGAGATCAACTCGGTGATTTCCTTGACCGGGTCGACGTTGGAGGCTTCGAGATAGCCTTGCTGGATGGTGGCAAAGCCGGGATCGCCCGGGACGCCGACATTGGCCGGCCCCGAAGCCGTGGTTTCCTGGAACAGATTGTCGCCGAGCGGCGCCAGGCCCGCCTCGTTGGCGAAATTGGCGATCTGAAGCTGGCCGAGGTTCTGCAGGTCGGTCTGGCCATCGATGCGGGCAAACACCTGCCCCGTCTTGTTGACGATGACCTCGACGGCATCGACGGGGACGTTGATTGCCGGAATGACGGCGGCGCCATCCACTGTCACCAACTGGCCGGTGGCGTTGGTGTTGAGCGCGCCGGCGCGGCTGTAGAGCGTGCCGCCGTCGGCACCCTCGATCTGGAACCAGCCTCTGCCGGTGAGCGCCAGGTCGAAACTGTTGCCGGTGCTGGTCAGTTCCCCCTGTGTGTGCACGTTGCGCACGGCCGTCGTCTTGACGCCGAGGCCGATCGAGACGCCCTCCGGCACCAGCGAGGCGTTGGAGCGGTTGGGCACACCTTGGGTGCGGTCGACCTGATAGAGCAGGTCGGAGAATTCGGCCCGGGCGCGCTTGTAACCGGTGGTGTTGATGTTGGCGATGTTGTTGGCGATGACTTCCAGATTTGTCTGCTGGGCATTCATGCCGGTGGCGGCGATGGCGAGTGCTTTCATGGCGGAATTCCTCAGATGCCCATTCGACTGACTTCGAGATAGGCGGAAACCACCTTGTCGCGAATGGCGACGGCGGTCTGAAGCGCCTGCTGCGCGCTCATCACGGCGTCGACCACCTGACGGGTGTCGACGTCGCCCTTGAGCGCCTGCACCGACACCTGCTCGGCATTCTGCAGCGTGTTGACGGTCTTGGAGGCTGCCTGGCTCAGCGCCTCGGCGAAGGAGGTGCCGACATTGCCGCCGGCCGAAGGTGTCGCGCCGCCCTGGAGCAGGCTTGTCACCGCGTCGTCGCCGCCGATCGACGACTTGAACTGAAGGGCTCCGATACCGCTGATCATTACTGGTTCCTCATCAGGTCGATGGTCATGGAAATCAGATCGCGCGCCTGCTTGACGACCTGAAGGTTGGCCTCGTAGGAGCGGTTGGCCTCGGTCATGTCGGCCATTTCGATCAGCACGTTGACGTTGGGCATCTTGACGTAGCCCTTCTCGTCGGCAGCCTCGTTGCCGGGCTGGAACTCGACCGGAAAGTCACTGGGATCACGATCGATCGAGTTGACCTGGACCAGCGAGCCGCCTGTCGTGCGGTCGAGCTCGGAGACGAAGCTGATGGTCTTGCGGCGATAGGGGTCGGAGCCCGGTGCGGTGCCGGTCGACTGGGCGTTGGCGAGGTTTTCGGAAACCACGCGCAGGCGCTCCGACTGGGCGCCAAGGCCGGATGCTGCGACTTTGAGGGCTGCGGTCAGCGCGTCCATGGTCAGCTCTTCACAGCCATCATCATCATCGAATGGAACGCCTTGACGATCGCCGTGTTGAGTTCGAAGGAGCGGCGCACCTCGCCGGCCTTCAGCAACTGGTCTTCCAGCACGACCGAGTTCTTGGACGGCATGACAACGCCGTCATCTTCCTGGGGCTTGATGGTGAAGCCGGCATTGGTCGCTGCGTTGCCGAGATGGCCGGCCTGCGTGGCCTGCAGCGATACGGCTGTGCGGTCGAGCACTTTTTCGAACGGCTCGACATCGTTTGCCGTGTAGCCTGGCGTGTTGGCGTTGGCGATGTTGCCGGCGACGGCGGACTGGCGCACGGCCAGCCACTGGGCTTGCTTGGCGGCGAGGTCGAAAAGGGAAACGGGCTCCATGGGAATCTCCGGGCGGGTTCCCGAAGACTAGGCCGCCAGTCTTGCGCGGACCTTGCGGATGCCCGAAGGCCTGAGACGTGGCGTCTATTTGGAGAGTTCGATCACCTGGTCGGCACTGGTGATCATGACCCATTTGCCGTTGCGCTGCTCGATGGAGGATACTTGGCTGGAGTCAGGCAGCATCGAGCCACGCTGGACGATCCAGAGGCCAGCATCGTCCTCGATCATGGCACGGCCGTTGGCGACATGAACCATGCGGAATTTCGCCGCGTCGGCCGGAAAGGGTTGCTCATCGGGCGCAGGTGCTGAATTGGCATCATCCTGCACGGTTCCCGTGGCAAGCAGATCGAGATTGGCCGCGGGGACGTCCTTTGCCGTCAGCGGCGCGCTGCGTTGCGCGACCACGCCGCCGCCCGCCCGTCCCGAATTGGTGCCGGTGCCGCCGAACTTCATCGCCTGGACGCCGAACTGGTCCTGGTTGAAGAAAATGTACCAGGGAAACGAAGCGCA is part of the Mesorhizobium loti genome and encodes:
- the flgA gene encoding flagellar basal body P-ring formation protein FlgA; protein product: MMSTPGLLSAFRRTALVLALVAGGMPAFAQESTSQSTDQSADQSATQIASNQPVGDVVLIPNRVIYPGQTIELTALKQVTLIAGKHKPDGVVTRAEELDGKVAKRTLLPGRYIPSTAIREAWLVEQGASVQVFFIAGGLTISATAVTLQPGAAGDLVKVRNIDSGKILSGTVMADGTIQVSDS
- the flgC gene encoding flagellar basal body rod protein FlgC, producing the protein MDALTAALKVAASGLGAQSERLRVVSENLANAQSTGTAPGSDPYRRKTISFVSELDRTTGGSLVQVNSIDRDPSDFPVEFQPGNEAADEKGYVKMPNVNVLIEMADMTEANRSYEANLQVVKQARDLISMTIDLMRNQ
- a CDS encoding flagellar basal body P-ring protein FlgI, producing the protein MIRGVSLMLAAVLGLQPAMADGLTPKAKRELAAKNGGVYNDPEYDPATTSRMFRVSTGPSSLPPGQVASRIKDIAQLQSSRDNQLVGYGLVIGLAGSGDSLRNAPFTEQSIRAMLENLGIATEGGRARAKNVAAVIVTANMPPYVQSGARIDIDVSSMGDATSLAGGTLIMTPLKAADGEIYAVGQGSVIVSGFTAQGQAEQLTQGVPTSGRVPNGAIVERAVQAEFDDQATLTLQLRNPDFSTAIRIADAINDYTSQRFGMRVAAERDSRTVQIRRPKAVSAARFYAEIENLVVESDTPARVVIDERTGTIVIGNDVKISRVAISHGTLTVRITEAPRVVQPEPFSKGETAVEPFTAIEASRPDARVAVLDGPDLQTLVSGLNRLGVKPDGIIAILQGIKSAGALQADLVLQ
- the flgG gene encoding flagellar basal-body rod protein FlgG, whose product is MKALAIAATGMNAQQTNLEVIANNIANINTTGYKRARAEFSDLLYQVDRTQGVPNRSNASLVPEGVSIGLGVKTTAVRNVHTQGELTSTGNSFDLALTGRGWFQIEGADGGTLYSRAGALNTNATGQLVTVDGAAVIPAINVPVDAVEVIVNKTGQVFARIDGQTDLQNLGQLQIANFANEAGLAPLGDNLFQETTASGPANVGVPGDPGFATIQQGYLEASNVDPVKEITELISAQRAYEMNSKVIQAADDMASVVSKNIR
- the flgB gene encoding flagellar basal body rod protein FlgB; protein product: MEPVSLFDLAAKQAQWLAVRQSAVAGNIANANTPGYTANDVEPFEKVLDRTAVSLQATQAGHLGNAATNAGFTIKPQEDDGVVMPSKNSVVLEDQLLKAGEVRRSFELNTAIVKAFHSMMMMAVKS
- a CDS encoding flagellar basal body-associated FliL family protein; amino-acid sequence: MANVEQVQPRKGPSLAIQAGMLLVVTAAAIGMGWMSGGYLKGVDAPASVPVAPENEGKAEQSASAEQPGVGPMLVVLAPITTNIASPADTWIRMEVSVVYDGPQPQAMSDDIHQDLLALVRTLKMHQIEGASGYQHLKADLEERASIRSQGHAKQILIRTLLLE
- a CDS encoding flagellin, coding for MSSIMTNSAALTALQSLNATSKSLTDTQARISTGYRVSQASDNAAYWSIATTMRSDNSAMSTVSDALGLGASKVDTAYTGMNSAISTINQIKAKLLASYGQTDASKEKTQTEITALQAQMKSYADGATFSGTNMLSVDSGATATTAADVKILSAFNRDAAGASSISTIDVKVENIKLYEAGTTATLNKGILDSQRTGSTGVATLTAVAVTLGAAATATDTYSAASLTIFSGGTAASDTQIKQMLTVIDSALADMTNSATTLGAAKSSIDLQKTFTSDLMDSIDRGVGQLVDADMNKESTRLQALQVQQQLGVQALSIANGSSQSILSLFRG
- a CDS encoding MotE family protein, yielding MPMIRSVSRHERRRPAAILLAAAAVAAMSLAGGIARGEEAVRQVLPGAPAAAAPQQLTREKAPDQSEIERFCSNIADAARDRRYALQAEELKQLQAGIDERMKALDAKKAEYETWLKRREVFLARAEDGVVQIYAGMKPDAAAERLAIVNADLAAAILMKLDSRKASVILNEMDQKAAATLTGIMASAARRVDPS
- a CDS encoding flagellar basal body L-ring protein FlgH, which produces MIRKMLVLCAVAVLSGCGTNLKEVGRDPALSPVGSGIDDGSTSSLYRYPETPPAPPRKFSLWDDRQSRLFTDPRALSQGDILTVKIKINDRANFKNQNDRSRTANRKLGFDISAQWDKVGSTAGKGAGALNSATDTTADGEIKRSETLELNVAAIVIDVLPNGNLMIKGSQEVRVNAELRVLTIAGIVRPADIGAENTIPYERIAEARISYGGRGRITEVQQPAYGQQILDQVLPF
- the fliE gene encoding flagellar hook-basal body complex protein FliE; protein product: MISGIGALQFKSSIGGDDAVTSLLQGGATPSAGGNVGTSFAEALSQAASKTVNTLQNAEQVSVQALKGDVDTRQVVDAVMSAQQALQTAVAIRDKVVSAYLEVSRMGI
- the fliP gene encoding flagellar type III secretion system pore protein FliP (The bacterial flagellar biogenesis protein FliP forms a type III secretion system (T3SS)-type pore required for flagellar assembly.); amino-acid sequence: MRKFLLATAMIAAATSVAAAQQLDLGGIGKADGTTVGYIIQMFGLLTVLSVAPGLLIMVTSFTRFVIAFSILRAGIGLQSTPANLILISLSLFMTFYVMAPTFDQAWNTGVKPLMDNQITQTEAFDKISDPFRTFMLRNVRDKDFDLFADLARERGQTVARDTVDLRILVPAFMISEIRRGFEIGFLIVLPFLVIDLIVATITMAMGMMMLPPTVVSLPFKILFFVLIDGWNLLVGSLVRSFN